ATGGAAAATCTGTAGGAATCGATATGGAACTGATGGAAGAACGCAGTTCAGGATTCTACGATATGGTATTTACCGACAACGAATTAGCCTTATTAAAAGACAGAGATCAGGCCGAATGGACCACCCGTTTCTGGGTAGCCAAGGAAGCCTATGGAAAGTTCCTGGGAACAGGACTGAAAGGAAATCCTAAAGCCTTCGAAGTCGAAATGATAAAAGACGATCACCTGTGGATCAACAATATTGAAATCAAAACTATTAAACATAAAAATTATATTATCGGATGGACACTGTAAACGCAACATTAAAAATGAACCACGAAGAACTTTTTACTTTATTAAAAGGTTTTATTACTGAAGTGATTGGGGCTGAATTTGTAGAAGAAATGGATATTACTCCTGAAAGTTCATTCACCAAAGATCTTGAAATGGACAGCATCGAGATTGTTTCTTTCTCAGAAAAAATCAAAGCGCATTTTGGCGATCAGATCGACTTTACAGGTTGGTTATCTTCTATGGATCTTGACCAGCTTATCAATCTTGACCTTAGTATGATCATCAATTATATCTACGAATGCCAATAATCACTGTCAATAACAGACAAGTTCATATACAGGAACTCAACAAAGAAGCCGAACAAACCGTGGTACTTATCCACGGTATGTTCAGTAACCTGTCCATTTATTATTTTAATATTGCCCCTGTGCTGGCCAAGCATTTCCATGTGGTGATGTACGATCTGAAAAGTCACGGTATGAGTGAACGCTTTTTGGATGGGTACGATCTTGACAACATGTCATCCGATTTAATAGGTTTAATAGATCACCTTCAACTGGAAAAAGTACACCTTGTAGGCTATAGCTTCGGAGGTCTTATTGCGCTGAAAACAGCATTAGAATATCCAGACCGCGTAAATCAGCTCGTGGTAATGGAAGCTCCGGATCCTCAGGACGAAAAAGCCCGTAACATCATTGATGAATACAGCAAAGAATTTCTTGAGCATTACGTAGCCAATTTTACAGATACTACCAAAGTGCAGATGGGTAAAAGACAAATGGAAAAGAATCATCGTATGTATGAATTTCTCTTTAATCAGACCACCATTAAAGCAGATATGATCAGGGAAAAACATTTCCTTGATGAAGCTGACTTCAAGGGATTGGAAACTTCCACTTTATTGCTTTATGGAGCTGACTCCAACTGCAGACCTACCGGTGAGTGGCTTCAGTCTCAAATCAGCGGATCTGAACTTGAATTAATTCCGGGCGATCATAACATTCCTATCCAGGAACCCAATCTGATTGCGGAAACAATCGCTCAATTTTTATCTAAAATTTTAACACAAAACCATGGCTAAATTTGCATTTATAGTTCCACCATTGACAGGACATGTCAACCCTACCCTAAGCATCGGTGCTACCCTGCTGGAAAGAGGACATGAAGTAGCCTGGATCAGCCTTGACCCAACGTTAGAGGCTAAACTTCCCGAAGGAGGAAAATTATTACTGATCCAATACGATCAGACCGACGAAGAAAAGAAAGAAAGTGAACAATATCTAGATATTATTTCAAAGAAAGTAGTCTACGGCATAGACAGCGTTAAGTTCCTCTACGAAGAGGTGCTTATTCCGCTGAACAGACATTGCTATAACGGAATTATTGCTTTACTGAAAACATATCAGCCTGATTTGATTATCGGAGACCATCAGTTATTTGCTGCCCCTGTTGCCGCAAAAACTCTTGGAATCCCTTATGCTACTTCCGTTACCGCTCCGGCCGCCATTAAAATCATGAATGAGCTGCCTAAGGTACACGAATGGGAAGTAAATCAGATCATTGATCTACAGAAAGAACTGGGCTTTCAGGAAGAGCGTTCTCTGGCAACCTCAGACCTTTTAACACTTGTGCTGACCTCCAATTATTTTTTTGGTGAAATGGATGATCTGCCTTCTCAATATCAGTTCACAGGTCCCGTTCTTACCGAAAGACGTGTTTCATGTGAATTCGACTGGGAAAAGTTAAAAAGCAAAAACAACAAAAAGATCCTGGTAAGTATCGGTACTACCTTCGATCATGATCATAAAAAAGCTTTCTTCCAAAAGGTCATTGATGCCTTTAAAGATGAAGATTTAACCGTTATAGTGGTTTCCGATCCGCAGCTTTTCGAACAGTGGCCGGATAACTTTATGGTGTATCATCAGGTTCCTCAACTGGATCTGTTGCCTCATCTTGACGGTGTGGTGTGCCATGGCGGTCACAATACCGTATCCGAAACACTATCACACGGTATTCCTTTGGTAGTGATCCCGATTGCCTATGACCAGTCTCATGTTGCCGGACGTGTTGTGCGTACAGAAGCAGGTGAACGTCTTAATTTTAACAGATTTAAAGGAAATCACCTGAGAGAAGCTGTACAGCAAATTCTGAATAACCCAAGCTACAAAGAAGCAGCTCAGAAAGTGGGACAGTCTTTTGTGGAAGCAGGAGGTTCTGCTACGGCAGCCAACTTACTGGAGCAAGCCATATTGAAAGCTTCAAAACCTGAAAAACCATCTAAGTTTTTATTTGTAGTTCCTCCGTTCTTCGGACACGTGAGTCCTACTTTAAGTGTGGGAGCCAGTTTAATTGCCCGTGGCCACGAAGTAAAATGGTTCGGAATTACGCCTTTAGACAGTAAACATATTCCGGAAGGAGGTTCTTATTTCTATCCTGAAGAAGAGTTGGTTCCTTATCAGGAGGAAATTGCCCGCATTCTGAAAAGACAGGATGACGGACCCGCATGTTCCGGACCTGAAGTGATGAAACTGGCCCTGGAAGAAACCTATGTTCCTTTTGCTAAAATGATGATGCCGGGACTTACCAGACTGACCGAAAGCTGGATGCCTGATGTGATCGTGAATGACTGTATTACATTCGGAGGTGCTCTTTTCGCTCACAAACATAATATTCCTTGTGTAACCACTACTCCAGTTCCACCGGATGTGATGGGAGATACAGAAAAAAGTGCTCCAAAAATCTGGGAATGGCAGCAAAACTTAATCAAAGATCTGCAAAAAGAAGTAGGCATTCATGAAGAAGGAATTTATATCCATTCTCACAAACTGAATATGGTGTTTACATCACAGGCTTTCGCTGGTTTTGAAACCGTTCCTTCCCATATGAAATTCGTAGGTCCGGTAAAAGGTCGTCCGAATGATGCCCCATTTGACTGGGATAAACTGAATGCATCTACCACTCCGAAGATATTTGTATCATTAGGAACATTGTTGGTAGACATCAGAAAAGCGTTCTTTGAAAAAATCATCGCTGCCTTTAAAGACCAGCCGGTTACCGTAATTGCCGCTACTCCACCGGAAATCTTTGAAGAATGGCCGGATAATTTTATTGTGAACAGTTTCGTGCCTCAATCTGCAGTGATGCAGAGAATGGATATGGTGATCTGCCATGGTGGTTTCAATACCGTTAACGATACTTTTAGAAACGGATTACCGATGTTAATCACTCCTATTGCTTATGATCATTTCCATATTGCAAAACTGATCGAGCAGGCAGGTTGCGGAATCAGTATCCGATACAAAAGACTTCGTGTAGATGCTCTTCGTGAAACTGCTTTTGAATTATTGGAAAATCCGAAATACAGAGCCGCCGCTCAGGAAGTCCGAAACACATTTACCCTTGCCGGAGGGAACGATAAAGCGGTAGAACTGTTAGAAAATTTTGTGCAGGAACATTCAACATTAGCTTCTGTATAGCCTATGAATCAACACATGAAAAGAAAATTGTTATTTGGTGAACGCATGTTATTGGGAGACGGTACAGAACCCTTTAACGCAGTCATTCCGTTCAGACTGAGAGGTACTTTTACCTTAAAAGAGATCCAGCAGGCTCTGGCTCAAATTCAAAATAAACATCCATGGCTGAGAGCATTGATCAGCCATGATGAAAAAAATATTCCATGGTTTAATGTTCCGGAAAAACCTATTTCTATTCCTGTAAGAATCATCACCCGACAAAGTGAAGATCAATGGCAGGAAGAATCCAGGAGAGAATGGAACACCATTTTTAATTACGAAAAATTACCTCTGATCCGGTTTGTATGGATCAAAGGGGAAAACGTTTCTGACATGCTTTTTGCGTTCCATCATTGCTTATGTGATGGTGGTTCTGCAATGGCTTTTTTAAAAGAATTTCTTCTGGTACTGGATAATCCGGCTGCCGATATTGGAACAGAAAATCCAATCTTAGGCATTCAGGATGTTGTTCCCTCCACTATTCTGAACAGCCGCAGGCAGAAACTGAAAGCTAAGTTTATCGGAAGACTGGCCGCTACTGCAATCAAATGGATTCCGGTAGGTAAAAAAGTCGTTGAAAGACAGAACGACTACCTGATCCACTGGAAACTGGATGAAACCCTGAGTAAAGAGTTAATTAATTACTGCAAATCCCAGGAAGTGACCGTCAATACATTTTTGAGCGCATCCGTATTGCAGGCATTTAAAAAAGTAAGAGGAGAAAAATCCTTCAACAAGGTTTCCTGTCCGGTAGATATCAGAAGGTTTGCCAATCAGATTAAAGAAGATCATATTTTCGCTTTCGGGCTGATGATTGTGGTTTCTTCTGATGAAAAGCTAAGTTTTGAGGACAATCTAAGGACAATGCAGAAATCTGTGGAACAAAAGACCTCAAAGCTGAATCCTTACATCACAATGATGGTGATGGAGTCCGGACATGATGCACTGAAGAATTTTACCAAACTGTTAAAAAACGGAAAGTCATCCAATGACTGTATGTTTTCCAATCTGGGACGCATACAGATTCCTCATGAATACAAAGAGTTTACGGTGGAGACGATTTTCAGTCCGTCAGTCATTGGTCCATTAGGAAATACAACGACTCTTGTAGTCTCTACTTACCGTGGAAAAATGGATTTTTCATTCATGGGAAGCGAAGGATATTTGCCTTACACCAATGCTCTGGCAGTCCGTGAGGAGGTAATGCAGATTATACATTCACAACTGAAACAAATGGCAGTATCATGATCAAAAGACCTTTAATGATGGTGGAAAGGATTATGTATGTAGATCCTGAAACGCCTTTAAACTGTGTTTATACAGCAAGAATCAACGGGGAGATTCCCGAAGAAAATTTTAGAACAGCTTTAGTAAGAATTCAGCAGAAACACCCGCTGTTGAGAGCCAACATTGATCATAGCAACGGACGATATCCTTTCTTTATGGGACAAAGAGATATCGAACCCATTCCGCTTCGTATTGTAGAGCGAAAAACGGATGAGGATTGGTTCAAAGAATCTGAAAAAGGATGGTTCCAACTTTTTGAAACTCCTAAAAAACCATTGGCTGAAGTAGTCTGGGTAAAAGGACAGAACACTTCTGAAATCCTTTGGATCATGCCTCACTGTATTTCTGACGGAACTACCGGAGTGACTTTAATGCGTGAACTTTTGAGTTTACTGGATAATCCTTATGCTCCTTTAATTCCTTATGTTGCTTTTGAATCTGTTGATGATTTTCTTCCTTCGGATTTTAATACAGGAATTAAAAAATATAAAGCCGGTCTTTATCTGCTGTTTGCCAAAATTTTCTTTGCAATCCAGCGAAAAAGTAAAAAGAGAAACAGAGGAAAAAACTACGCGATTCACTGGAAAATGACACCGGAAGAAACCCAGCTGATTACTGAAAAATGTAAAGCCAACGGAATCTCTGTACATGCTTTACTGTGTTCTTCTGTGATGCAGGCATTCCGTGATGTTCAGGGAGACCGTGCCAAAGGTAAGGTGATCAGCCCTGTAGATGTGCGTCATTTTATTCCGGAAATTAAAGAAGACCATTTATTTGCTTTCGCTCCAACGGTAGAGCTTTCTGTGAAGAAAGACAACAAAAATGTGATGAGCAATGCCAAAGAAATCAAAAGGAATCTTATTGAGAAAATCAGTAAAATGGAAGCCCGTGAGCTCCTGTGGATGGGCGAACATATGCATCCCATTGTGGAACGCATGATCCATATGCTGAAATCCAGCGAAGGCGGACATGATGTAACCTTATCCAATATGGGAAAGGTCAATATCCCGAATGATTATAAAAATTTCAATCTGGAAACGGTATTCAGTCCTACTGTGGCTTTCCCATGGCTGAACTCAAATACCTTAGTCACCAGTACGTACAACCAGCAGATGGACTTCACCTTTATGTCCAATGAAAATTTTCTTCCCAAAGAGGAAGCCCATCAGATAAAAGATAAAGCCATCGAGCTATTGACCACCTCTCTATGAAATTTAAAATAAAGCCGCCGAAGCCGAAACTCATTAAGAAAACTACCCTGAAACGCTTTCTCATCAAGCGTACGATTTACTATGTCCTTCCGAATGTGTTTTTTAATTTCATTATCGCCTACGCAAGCTTCAAAGAATTAGGGTACACTCATTTTTTTTCGGGAACCCAAAATCTGGCCCGCCTTACCCTGCCTATGGCTATTTTTCTTCCCGTTGTCCTTACCATTGACATTATTAAAAGAGTAACGGATGCCGCCAGTCAGGAAGCGATAGAGTTTACGGTAGATGAACAGCTGAATATTAAAAAACTGATGACCAGGCTAAGCATCTTACATGGTTTGATTACAGGTTTACTTGTACTATCCCTGCTCTTTATCGGACAGTATAATTTCTCCAAAGATTATAAACTGGATGCTACCGCCATGGCTATAGTCGTGGGTATATTGGCAGGAGTGCTATCCGTGATTTTTGTGTATTTACCTGTATGGAGATTGAGAAGGTGGATGTCCAGAGTAAAACCTCTGTCCGCAGACATCAACACATAACCCACAGTCAAGCAACACATACAGCACTGTATTTCATTTCATTACGAATTAAAAATTCTGAATACTCCCGGATGACTTAGTGGTCACCCGGGATTTTAATATCTCCATCAACTTAATTTTTTTCTTTAAAACTCAATATTTGATAAATTTTTTATATTTATATCAATAATTTTCCAGAATTTTTCTTGGGCAGAATGAGCAATAATGTATGTACAAAATCACGGATCAGTTAAAAAATATAGGATTCAGTATCAATCGTTTAGATTATATTATTACCAGAAATAACAACAAAAGAGAATTCAGCACATTAGACTATTTTTGTATTTATATTATTCTTGAAGACATCCAGTTAACGGTAGAAAATGTTCCGTATTCATTAAAAAAGGGAAATATAGCCTTCGTAGGACCACAAAAGAAAATCGTTTTTGGGGAGACCAAAAGATCAGATGTCTATTCCATTGCTTTTTCATCCAGTTTTTATGAAAGATCAACCAAGGACAGCCTTTTTATCAATTCACAGCTTTTTTACAATTATAATTCTGAAATATTTATAGCGCCATTCATCAATATAGAACAGATGAGGGTCATATTTCTGGAACGCATGGAAAGTTTCCGGAAAAAGGATGAAAGTCTCTATATATCTGCTGCCCATAACGCCATAGAAAGGCTGATGCTGGACGCATTTTTTCATATTCCCACTGAAGAGATCAAAAAAGATATCAAATTCGACTATATGTATTATGTGAACCGCTTCAAAGTGCTTTTACAAAGAGATTATAAAAAAGCAAAAAAGGTGGCCTACTATGCAGGAGAATTGAATATCTCCTCAAGAAAACTGACCGAGATGACAGAGTATGTACTGGGAAAAACAGCCAAACATATCATCATTGAAAAGCTGATTACCGAGTGCAAAAAAGCACTGGCCTTTTCAAACGCTACCATCTCTGAAATCTCTTATGAGCTGGGTTTCAGTAATGAAGGAAATTTTACCAATTTTATTAAAAAACATACCGGAAAAAATCCCTCAGAAATGAAATAATTTGTATATTTACATAAGTAACCTTTTGGGGAAAAATACAGGTTATATGCTTGCAAAGTACATTATATTCATTTTGTTCTATTTTGCTATTACAAAATCATTTGCCCAGGCAGCAGACGGTTTAAGGCTTAACGTAAGGCTTTATCCGGTACAGATGCTTGCTATAGGCTCAGGATTTTCGGACGATGGGAATGAGTCTTCCTCCCGGGAAGTTCAGTCTGTGACCATCTCAAGTCCGACAGGGTTTCAGCTGAATGCACAATATAATGAATATCACAGTACAATCGGTAATTCCGAAAGCAACAGAGAAAAGTTTGAAGAATATACTCTTATTAACCATTCTAAAGGAGTGGTTCAGGAGCAATATCCTATCCAGCATGAGATTAAAAATGCAATGGAAAATTTAAGCGTTAACAGAAGTGACGACGAAAATTTTTTAATATTAACTCTAATTTCTCAGTAAAAAATTAAGCAAGGCCTATAAAAATAACTATGCAACGAATAACACTTTTGCAATTTATTCATTCCCTTTGTATTAAGTAAGTTTAGTGTTTAAGATTAATAAAACATTAAATTTGCTTTATGGTGATTTTATCAGTATTTAAATGATACTTTTTATGTAATTATTCATAAAAAGTATTTATTGCTGTGCGCTAATCTGTTTGTAAAAATTCACAAATAATAAGTATCTTTTCACAAAGGTCCTGATGTTCTTTGTATTTACCTTTGCATCCGCAATTTTAAAAACAATTAATACAAAAAAAACATCCTTAACCTTATGAAAAATTTAATCTTAGCATCTTTTGCTATTCTGGGATTCACTACACTACAAGCACAAAATGTAACGCTAAATGTAAGACTTAAACCCATCCAGACTCTTGTCGTTAACAACGCTCAAAAAGTCGTTAATTTAGACTACATCACTAAAGATGACTATGCCAATGGTGTATCTTCTGTAAACGCAGATCACTTAAGCATCTACAGCACAGGAGGATTCCAGGTAAAAGTAAAAGGTGGTAACGATGTATTAGAGTATGGAGGTAAAAACATCCAGGCTAACACCATCCAGATTAAAGCAAGCGCAGGTTCTGACGCTGTAAACGGTGCTCAATATGCTCAGAATGTACAGTTATCAACTAACGAAGCTACTTTGGTAACTTCTTCTACCGGAGGAGTAGACAAAAAAATCAACATTGAATACAAAGGAGCCGGAGATAGTAAGTACCTGAACAATTATATTGCCGGACAAGATCCTACAGTATACACTACTGAACTTACGTATACCATTATTTCTCAATAATAGATATCATTTTGTAATGATAAAGTGTTGTACCTACCACAGCACTTTATCAACACTTAAAAACTAATCTCCGCCATGAGCAGACTTTCTCTTCTCCTTTTCAGTCTTCTTTTCCTATCCTCTTTTCACGGATATGCACAAACAGGAGTTTCGGTTTCACCGCCAAGACTGTACTTTGAGTCGGGAAACGGAAACAGCAATACCCAGACCATAACGGTAACGAATGTAAGTGCCAAGAATTCTCTGGATCTTGCCATAAGTTTGGGAGACTGGGAGTATGACGGCAAAGGTGAGAATATAACGTATCCCTCCAATACCCTACCCACTTCCTGCGCAAGTTGGGTTTCGGTCAAAAAAGAAGAGAATTACTTTACCCTGGCTCCCGGAGAAAAAAAAGATATTGAGGTAACTCTTACCGTTCCGAATGCCCTTTCAGACCAGCTGGCTACCCATACAGCCGTTTTGTATGTAAGCCAGATGAATCCGGTAGATGATGTGGATCATAAGGGAGCGAATATCAAAGTAAGCATCCGCTCAGGAATCAAATTATTCCATAAGCTGCCTGCAGCCAAAACCAAAAAACTTGAAATCCAGAATCTGGTATACGGAAAAACAACCCATACCATCAACCTCTTTTTTGAAAATCAGGGTGACCTATGGGGAGACGGAAAAATATACACCGACTTTGTGAATACGCAAACCGGAAAAAAAGTATCTCTGGATCCCGTTATCTTTTACACCATGCCCGGAAATAAAAGGGAAATGAATATCCCTATTCCAGCAAGCCTTGAAAAAGGAAAGTATACCGCTTCCGTCATGATTGATTACGGAGACAACAACAATCTTGAATTAGGAGAATTAAGTTTCAGCTATGAGTAGTAAAAAATTCTTCTGTTTCTTTCTGTTGGTTTCCCTGAACTGCTTCTCACAGGTCAATTACAACTCATGGGTGAACAGCTATCTGCAGATTAATTCTTACAGCGGAAATACCAATCCTGATGCTTACACCTTTACCCTGGCTGGTAATGGCGCATTTAATATTCCTTACTGGAAAATATCCATGAGGCTGAAACAGCCTATCACTTCTACTGACGGAAATTATACGATGCCTGCCAACAAAATATCATTTCAGCCGGTTTCCACTTCAGGACAGGCTTATCCGGGACCTGTGCCCACCATTCCTCAGATCGGAATGCCGCTGAATACTTTTCTTCAGGCCAACCAGGAAGTCTTTTTAATTCCGCAGTCCAATGCAGCACTGTATAATCAGCCGCCACAGCCCAACGGATACTATAACCTGCAGGTAAAATACAGCCTGACCGTTATGGGAGGATCTTATCTGGGAAGCTACCCTTCCTGGACCAGATTTAACGCTCCGGTACAGTTTACGGCATATGACCAGTACAACAATATTATTGGCAGAGGAGATCACATTTTTCAGTTCCACATCGGGCCACTCAGCGGAAGTCCGACCGATGTACCTGAAATGTCGCTTCAGTTTTCTGCAAAAGCGGTCAACGGATCACTGGAATTCAAAAGCATGTCAGATTATGTCAACGGAGTAAGTGTCACCTATTCTAATGGACTGATTGTAAAAAGCAATACCAATTACCAGATCAAATTACGTTCTCTTCAGGGACAGTTCAGCTCTCCGGCCGGAAACTACATTCCTTTAGGAACCGTAAAAATGAATCTCATTCCCGTTTCAGGAAACAATGGAAATGTATATCCTATCCTGCTGAGTGCTTCTCCACAGCTTATTGCGACAGGAGGCTCAACCGGAAGTTCCAGCCTGTATTATGATATCAGATATTCCACCAAAGCCAATGATGAAAGACTGATTAATGCCAAATCGGAAGAATATTCCACCACCCTTCAATACGAGATTATCCCCCAATAACCATGCTTCAAGACCTGTTCAAAAAAATCTTTTTCATTTTTTTGATTTCGTTTCAGATATGGATTCCGGCACAAAGCAGTTCCGGAATAAGTCTTGATATCCGCAATGAATCCAGAACAGATAAAGCAGGTATTCTGGATCTGATCATCGTTCTTGACAATCAAAGCACAAATGATTTCAAAGGAAAAGTAAACATGACGATTCCTCAAGGTTTCAGAAATATTTCAGGAAACCAGCTTAAGGTCGAAATGAAATCCGGTGAGCACCTTTTTTTACCAGTAAAGATTGTGGTCAGCAACAATGCAGTTTCAGGAGATGCCCGACTGGGTTTCCGACTTTCGGACCCGCAGAATAAAACAGTTGCAGAAAAAGAAATCCTGTACACCGTCACTGAAAATAATGCCATGCGCATCACCGCAGAGAATCCGGTGATCTATATGAATAAGGCTACCGATTCGGTAGAAGTAAGGGCAAGAGTTTCCAATCTGGGCAACAGAAAACAGAAGGTAACAGTTGTATTTAAAATTCCCGAAGCAGAGCAAGGAAATGCTTTCATAGAGAAAACAGGAAGTATTGGCGTGCAGAAAGATTCAGTCTTTGTATTCCGTTTTCTGCCTTCCAGAATCAGATCCCGCAGCACTCAGATTTCCGTCAATATTGCAGGCTTCAGGGAGCCGGACAGAGAAATATTCGGTAATACCAGTGTTTCCATCCAGAACGTTTCTTCGGTGCAACGTTATGAAGATATTGAATCCACTGCTTTTTCCAACTTTACAAAGAACACTATCACGGCAAGTTACAGACATGCCGGAGAAAACCTGGACATGTATCAATTGGTAGGTTCCGGAGGATTCAATCTTCCATCAGGATATATTTTCATCCGGGGAAATATCTATACCATGACGAATCAGAGCGATCCTGTTGTCAACAATACCTATCTGACCTATCGCCGCGAAAACAGTGAATTCACCATCGGAAACATCAACAAAATGCTGGAACTTTCCCTGTTTGGAAGAGGGCTGGAATATGCCTACACTTCTCCCGATAAGGACACAAAAATTGAAGCAGGTTTTGTAGATCAGACCTATAGCCTTATAGAAAGAAATTCATTTCTGAAGTATGGCTACGGATTCTATACCAGAGGAACTCTTGGAGCCCAAAATGCGTCCCGCAATATCTCCGGAACATATATTTTCAGGGATGATCCTTATGAAAAAGCCAGACATCATGTGGCCGGAACAGACCTTCAGCATGCCTTCGGGAAAGACTGGAAAATAAATACAAAAGTGTACGGCGGACTGAGTTTCTACGAAAATAACCAGTCTACCAAACCTTCCCTCGCTTTGGAATCCCAGTATTCCGGAATGATCGAAAAGGTCAATCTGAACGGAAATTATTTCTACAGCACCGATTATTATCCCGGAAACAGAAGAGGAATTTTACAGATTCAGCAGAATTTTTCCACGATGATTTTCAAAGACCATTATGTATATGCCAACATTTTGGCTTCCCATTTTTCGCCCAAGTTCTACTTTTACAACAACACGCTGAATTCAAGCAATGTAAGGCTGGATACAGGAATCAATTTTCCTAAAAAAGGGAATTTCGGGATGGGACTCGGCTATCAGTATCAGGAAGAAAATTCCAATTCTTACAACAATTTTTTCAATGCCCAGCCCTACGAGAATACGAAACAACTCAAAGCACAGCGTTTTACGGAATATCTTACCTGGCTGAGCCCTGATAAACAGCATACCTCTATCCTGAGCATGGAGACAGGATGGGTGCAATATCCGGACAACGACAAACAGCAGTTCCAGATGAAGGTAAGCGGAACCTATGGCTACAAATGGCTTACGGTGAATGGTATTTATCAGCATGGAAGTTACTTTCTTTCCGAATATGCTTTTTCAAAAATGATGAACAAAAGCACTCCCTACAAAAAGCTTTCGCTTTCCGCTTTTGTCAATAAAAACTTCTTCGACCATAAGCTGAATGTGACCACGGGATTTTCTTATACCGATGATGTTCTGTACGGAAAATCACCTTCAGGCTTTATGAATCTGAAATATTCAAGGGAAAGATATGCCCTGTATCTGAATTCTTCTTACTTCAGTTATACGGCAGGAAGTTTTACCAATAATCTGTTGACCATTGAAGCTGGCGTGACCGTCAACCTTAGAAACAGCACCCTTGATCCGGGTAAAAAAGGCGATATCAAAGCGTTTGTCTATTATGACCTGAACGAAAACAATATCTATGATGAGGGCGACAAAGAAGCGGCAGGCTATCTCATTATGCTTAACAATATTTCATTTAAAACAGACCCGTCAGGTTCTATAAGCTACCGTTCCATCCCTTATGGAAAGTATGCCCTGAAACAAGTGATCCAGCAAGGCTGGTATTATGATGAAACAGAATTTACGGTAGACAAGCACCACTACTCTTTTGAGATTCCCCTTCATCAAAACGGAACTACCCAGGGAAAGATAACCTACGATTTTGATTCCAAAACCTCGGTGGATTTCACGCCTAAAACAGGAGGTATCCTGTTCAATATATACCGCAATGAACAGTTAGTACATCATATCATCACCGATGACAACGGTGAATTTGCCTCCTTCCTGCCCTCCGGAAATTACAGGATTGAACTGAACAAAAACTCTCTGCCATCCAATAC
This region of Chryseobacterium culicis genomic DNA includes:
- a CDS encoding helix-turn-helix domain-containing protein: MYKITDQLKNIGFSINRLDYIITRNNNKREFSTLDYFCIYIILEDIQLTVENVPYSLKKGNIAFVGPQKKIVFGETKRSDVYSIAFSSSFYERSTKDSLFINSQLFYNYNSEIFIAPFINIEQMRVIFLERMESFRKKDESLYISAAHNAIERLMLDAFFHIPTEEIKKDIKFDYMYYVNRFKVLLQRDYKKAKKVAYYAGELNISSRKLTEMTEYVLGKTAKHIIIEKLITECKKALAFSNATISEISYELGFSNEGNFTNFIKKHTGKNPSEMK
- a CDS encoding molecular chaperone, whose product is MSRLSLLLFSLLFLSSFHGYAQTGVSVSPPRLYFESGNGNSNTQTITVTNVSAKNSLDLAISLGDWEYDGKGENITYPSNTLPTSCASWVSVKKEENYFTLAPGEKKDIEVTLTVPNALSDQLATHTAVLYVSQMNPVDDVDHKGANIKVSIRSGIKLFHKLPAAKTKKLEIQNLVYGKTTHTINLFFENQGDLWGDGKIYTDFVNTQTGKKVSLDPVIFYTMPGNKREMNIPIPASLEKGKYTASVMIDYGDNNNLELGELSFSYE